In one Rhinoraja longicauda isolate Sanriku21f chromosome 32, sRhiLon1.1, whole genome shotgun sequence genomic region, the following are encoded:
- the LOC144608785 gene encoding uncharacterized protein LOC144608785, producing the protein MIHPLSLHVPFSTFPVIYHPPTRAMPHCTPHLSIRLHICSPAIPMYPSPVIPMYPSPVIPMYPSIPVIPMYPSPVIPMYPSPVIPMYPSPVIPMYPIPAQPSPCIPVSQPSPCIPVSQPSPCIPAQPSPCIPVIPMYPSHPHVSQPSHPHVSQPSHPHVSQPSHPHVSQYPSHPHVSQYPSHPHVSQPSHPHVSQSSHPHVSQPSHPHVSQSSHPHVSQPSHPHVSQPSHPHVSQYPSHPHVSQYPSHPHVSQPSHPHVSQSSPCIPAIPMYPSPVIPMYPSPVIPMYPSSPAIPMYPAQPSPCIPAIPMYPSPAIPMYHQLLCPFPSFSPHPNYLPIILSQTGSSHHGQLLPDPFPSSFYQLFLVPKHCPFPSIGAA; encoded by the exons ATGATCCACCCACTCTCACTCCATGTCCCCTTCTCCACCTTTCCTGTCATCTATCACCCCCCCACCCGCGCAATGCCACATTGCACACCTCATCTCTCCATCAGACTCCACATCTGCAGCCCAGCCATCCCCATGTATCCCAGCCCAGTCATCCCCATGTATCCCAGTCCAGTCATCCCCATGTATCCCAGTATCCCAGTCATCCCCATGTATCCCAGCCCAGTCATCCCCATGTATCCCAGCCCAGTCATCCCCATGTATCCCAGTCCAGTCATCCCCATGTATCCCATCCCAGCCCAGCCATCCCCATGTATCCCAGTATCCCAGCCATCCCCATGTATCCCAGTATCCCAGCCATCCCCATGTATCCCAGCCCAGCCATCCCCATGTATCCCAGTCATCCCCATGTATCCCAGCCATCCCCATGTATCCCAGCCCAGCCATCCCCATGTATCCCAGCCCAGTCATCCCCATGTATCCCAGCCCAGCCATCCCCATGTATCCCAGTATCCCAGCCATCCCCATGTATCCCAGTATCCCAGTCATCCCCATGTATCCCAGCCCAGTCATCCCCATGTATCCCAGTCCAGTCATCCCCATGTATCCCAGCCCAGTCATCCCCATGTATCCCAGTCCAGTCATCCCCATGTATCCCAGCCCAGTCATCCCCATGTATCCCAGCCCAGTCATCCCCATGTATCCCAGTATCCCAGCCATCCCCATGTATCCCAGTATCCCAGCCATCCCCATGTATCCCAGCCCAGCCATCCCCATGTATCCCAGTCATCCCCATGTATCCCAGCCATCCCCATGTATCCCAGCCCAGTCATCCCCATGTATCCCAGCCCAGTCATCCCCATGTATCCCAGTAGCCCAGCCATCCCCATGTACCCAGCCCAGCCATCCCCATGTAT CCCAGCCATCCCCATGTATCCCAGCCCAGCCATCCCCATGTACCATCAGCTTTTGTGTCCATTTCcatccttctctccccacccaaaTTATCTGCCAATCATCCTCTCCCAAACTGGATCCAGCCATCATGGCCAGCTCTTGCCTGACcctttcccctcttccttctacCAATTATTCCTCGTACCAAagcattgtccatttccctccataggtgCTGCTTGA